From one Nilaparvata lugens isolate BPH chromosome 2, ASM1435652v1, whole genome shotgun sequence genomic stretch:
- the LOC120349727 gene encoding uncharacterized protein LOC120349727 — protein MRAKVRICGGMSHEFGMEMGVKQGDSLSPLLFILVMDEIHKVCKRRTQNMMVGYWNMRPIGARALLYADDIVLIADTQQKLQQSVTEWAEELKRRGMIMNVSKSKVMVVSRGGRENIQIMVSEELLEQVGKYEYLGTMFSEDGKIDLEVMNRVRKGSTAYYAIKDCIFGKREIEKRIKNHVYRSVIEPIMLYGSESWPIKSCHENKIRTVEMKCHRKSVGKTRRDRIRNTRIREEVGMRDVSERIEMRQLGWFGHIQRMGDDRKAKQYVNVRVQGKRTVGRPRYSYEDRIEEIGRRRGKSVPEMRRLAADRREWRRWVEATPTL, from the coding sequence ATGAGAGCGAAAGTGCGAATATGTGGAGGAATGTCCCATGAATTTGGTATGGAGATGGGGGTAAAACAGGGTGACAGTCTGAGTCCCCTACTCTTCATATTAGTGATGGATGAGATCCATAAGGTGTGCAAGAGAAGGACCCAGAATATGATGGTAGGGTATTGGAACATGCGACCGATTGGGGCAAGAGCTCTCCTATATGCGGACGATATAGTGCTGATTGCTGATACTCAGCAGAAACTCCAACAATCAGTGACAGAATGGGCTGAGGAGCTGAAACGAAGAGGAATGATTATGAATGTGAGTAAAAGTAAGGTGATGGTGGTTTCAAGAGGAGGGAGagagaatattcaaattatggTGAGTGAAGAACTGCTCGAACAGGTAGGGAAGTACGAATACCTTGGTACAATGTTTTCTGAGGACGGAAAAATAGATCTGGAAGTGATGAATAGGGTGAGAAAGGGATCTACGGCCTACTATGCAATCAAGGATTGCATTTTTGGgaaaagagagatagaaaaaagaattaaaaatcaCGTCTATCGATCAGTAATTGAACCCATCATGTTGTACGGGAGTGAAAGCTGGCCCATTAAATCATGCCATGAGAATAAAATCAGGACGGTGGAAATGAAGTGTCACAGGAAATCAGTAGGAAAGACCAGGAGAGATAGGATTCGAAACACCAGGATAAGAGAGGAAGTTGGCATGAGAGATGTGAGCGAGAGGATAGAAATGAGGCAGCTTGGATGGTTTGGGCATATACAGCGGATGGGGGATGATAGAAAGGCCAAACAGTATGTAAATGTCAGAGTACAGGGCAAAAGAACAGTGGGCCGTCCAAGGTATTCGTACGAGGACAGAATAGAGGAAATAGGGAGGAGAAGGGGAAAGAGTGTTCCAGAGATGAGGAGACTGGCGGCGGATCGACGGGAGTGGAGAAGATGGGTCGAGGCTACCCCAACGCTTTGA
- the LOC120349728 gene encoding craniofacial development protein 2-like has translation MRYSGVADGRRACGGVAIVIDEETNTRVRSWKAISPRIIRVDLDLEEKISIIQVYGPTEDANVAEKDEFWMQLERETIEAEESRKLVVIGDFNGRIGMDEQVGNGCMGKYGCEVIKNNNGQRLIEYASQHNFLIGNTWFIHKRIHKITFVGEGREAESMIDYILYQGELRYAFRDVKVIRGAELDTDHKLLVADTGLEKERFADRKHTGE, from the coding sequence ATGAGATACTCAGGAGTAGCTGATGGAAGGAGAGCTTGCGGTGGAGTGGCTATTGTAATAGATGAAGAAACCAACACCAGAGTTAGAAGTTGGAAAGCCATTAGCCCTAGAATAATAAGAGTAGATCTAGACCTGGAAGAGAAAATTAGCATAATCCAAGTATATGGACCAACAGAAGATGCAAATGTGGCCGAGAAAGATGAATTCTGGATGCAGCTAGAGAGAGAAACCATTGAAGCTGAAGAATCAAGGAAACTTGTAGTGATTGGTGATTTCAATGGAAGAATCGGAATGGATGAGCAGGTGGGGAATGGGTGTATGGGAAAGTATGGATGTGAGGTGATTAAGAATAACAATGGACAAAGATTGATTGAATATGCATCTCAACACAATTTCCTCATAGGGAACACTTGGTTCATTCATAAGAGAATCCACAAGATTACATTCGTTGGAGAAGGCAGAGAGGCAGAAAGCATGATTGATTACATTCTCTATCAAGGAGAGCTTAGATATGCTTTTAGGGATGTGAAGGTCATAAGGGGAGCAGAACTGGACACTGACCACAAACTTCTGGTTGCGGACACAGGTTTAGAGAAAGAAAGGTTTGCAGACAGAAAGCATACAGGAGAATAA